From the Homo sapiens chromosome 1, GRCh38.p14 Primary Assembly genome, one window contains:
- the SH3BP5L gene encoding SH3 domain-binding protein 5-like isoform 2 (isoform 2 is encoded by transcript variant 2), with protein MKPTLLAQQETQKAALRYERAVSMHNAAREMVFVAEQGVMADKNRLDPTWQEMLNHATCKVNEAEEERLRGEREHQRVTRLCQQAEARVQALQKTLRRAIGKSRPYFELKAQFSQILEEHKAKVTELEQQVAQAKTRYSVALRNLEQISEQIHARRRGGLPPHPLGPRRSSPVGAEAGPEDMEDGDSGIEGAEGAGLEEGSSLGPGPAPDTDTLSLLSLRTVASDLQKCDSVEHLRGLSDHVSLDGQELGTRSGGRRGSDGGARGGRHQRSVSL; from the exons ATGAAGCCGACATTGCTA GCTCAGCAGGAGACACAGAAGGCAGCGCTGCGGTACGAGCGGGCCGTAAGCATGCACAACGCTGCTCGAGAAATGGTGTTTGTGGCTGAGCAGGGCGTCATGGCTGACAAGAACCGACTGGACCCCACGTGGCAGGAGATGCTGAACCATGCTACCTGCAAG GTGAATGAGGCGGAGGAAGAGCGGCTTCGAGGTGAGCGGGAGCACCAGCGAGTGACTCGGCTGTGCCAACAGGCTGAGGCTCGGGTCCAAGCCCTGCAGAAGACCCTCCGGAGGGCCATCGGCAAGAGCCGCCCCTACTTTGAGCTCAAGGCCCAGTTCAGCCAGATCCTGGAG GAGCACAAGGCCAAGGTGACAGAACTGGAGCAGCAGGTAGCTCAGGCCAAGACGCGCTACTCCGTGGCCCTTCGTAACCTGGAGCAGATCAGCGAGCAGATTCACGCACGGCGCCGCGGGGGtctgcctccccaccccctggGCCCTCGGCGCTCCTCCCCCGTGGGGGCCGAGGCAGGACCCGAGGACATGGAGGACGGAGACAGCGGGATTGAGGGGGCCGAGGGTGCGGGGCTGGAGGAGGGCAGCAGCCTGgggcccggccccgcccccgacACCGATACCCTGAGTCTGCTGAGCCTGCGCACGGTGGCTTCAGACCTGCAGAAGTGCGACTCCGTGGAGCACTTGCGAGGCCTCTCGGACCACGTCAGTCTGGACGGCCAAGAGCTGGGAACGCGGAGTGGAGGGCGCCGGGGCAGCGACGGCGGAGCCCGTGGGGGTCGGCACCAGCGCAGCGTCAGCCTGTAG
- the SH3BP5L gene encoding SH3 domain-binding protein 5-like isoform 3 (isoform 3 is encoded by transcript variant 4), whose amino-acid sequence MGPGSVMCPLGQVNEAEEERLRGEREHQRVTRLCQQAEARVQALQKTLRRAIGKSRPYFELKAQFSQILEEHKAKVTELEQQVAQAKTRYSVALRNLEQISEQIHARRRGGLPPHPLGPRRSSPVGAEAGPEDMEDGDSGIEGAEGAGLEEGSSLGPGPAPDTDTLSLLSLRTVASDLQKCDSVEHLRGLSDHVSLDGQELGTRSGGRRGSDGGARGGRHQRSVSL is encoded by the exons ATGGGTCCTGGCTCAGTGATGTGTCCTCTGGGCCAGGTGAATGAGGCGGAGGAAGAGCGGCTTCGAGGTGAGCGGGAGCACCAGCGAGTGACTCGGCTGTGCCAACAGGCTGAGGCTCGGGTCCAAGCCCTGCAGAAGACCCTCCGGAGGGCCATCGGCAAGAGCCGCCCCTACTTTGAGCTCAAGGCCCAGTTCAGCCAGATCCTGGAG GAGCACAAGGCCAAGGTGACAGAACTGGAGCAGCAGGTAGCTCAGGCCAAGACGCGCTACTCCGTGGCCCTTCGTAACCTGGAGCAGATCAGCGAGCAGATTCACGCACGGCGCCGCGGGGGtctgcctccccaccccctggGCCCTCGGCGCTCCTCCCCCGTGGGGGCCGAGGCAGGACCCGAGGACATGGAGGACGGAGACAGCGGGATTGAGGGGGCCGAGGGTGCGGGGCTGGAGGAGGGCAGCAGCCTGgggcccggccccgcccccgacACCGATACCCTGAGTCTGCTGAGCCTGCGCACGGTGGCTTCAGACCTGCAGAAGTGCGACTCCGTGGAGCACTTGCGAGGCCTCTCGGACCACGTCAGTCTGGACGGCCAAGAGCTGGGAACGCGGAGTGGAGGGCGCCGGGGCAGCGACGGCGGAGCCCGTGGGGGTCGGCACCAGCGCAGCGTCAGCCTGTAG
- the SH3BP5L gene encoding SH3 domain-binding protein 5-like isoform X1: MHNAAREMVFVAEQGVMADKNRLDPTWQEMLNHATCKVNEAEEERLRGEREHQRVTRLCQQAEARVQALQKTLRRAIGKSRPYFELKAQFSQILEEHKAKVTELEQQVAQAKTRYSVALRNLEQISEQIHARRRGGLPPHPLGPRRSSPVGAEAGPEDMEDGDSGIEGAEGAGLEEGSSLGPGPAPDTDTLSLLSLRTVASDLQKCDSVEHLRGLSDHVSLDGQELGTRSGGRRGSDGGARGGRHQRSVSL, translated from the exons ATGCACAACGCTGCTCGAGAAATGGTGTTTGTGGCTGAGCAGGGCGTCATGGCTGACAAGAACCGACTGGACCCCACGTGGCAGGAGATGCTGAACCATGCTACCTGCAAG GTGAATGAGGCGGAGGAAGAGCGGCTTCGAGGTGAGCGGGAGCACCAGCGAGTGACTCGGCTGTGCCAACAGGCTGAGGCTCGGGTCCAAGCCCTGCAGAAGACCCTCCGGAGGGCCATCGGCAAGAGCCGCCCCTACTTTGAGCTCAAGGCCCAGTTCAGCCAGATCCTGGAG GAGCACAAGGCCAAGGTGACAGAACTGGAGCAGCAGGTAGCTCAGGCCAAGACGCGCTACTCCGTGGCCCTTCGTAACCTGGAGCAGATCAGCGAGCAGATTCACGCACGGCGCCGCGGGGGtctgcctccccaccccctggGCCCTCGGCGCTCCTCCCCCGTGGGGGCCGAGGCAGGACCCGAGGACATGGAGGACGGAGACAGCGGGATTGAGGGGGCCGAGGGTGCGGGGCTGGAGGAGGGCAGCAGCCTGgggcccggccccgcccccgacACCGATACCCTGAGTCTGCTGAGCCTGCGCACGGTGGCTTCAGACCTGCAGAAGTGCGACTCCGTGGAGCACTTGCGAGGCCTCTCGGACCACGTCAGTCTGGACGGCCAAGAGCTGGGAACGCGGAGTGGAGGGCGCCGGGGCAGCGACGGCGGAGCCCGTGGGGGTCGGCACCAGCGCAGCGTCAGCCTGTAG
- the SH3BP5L gene encoding SH3 domain-binding protein 5-like isoform 1 (isoform 1 is encoded by transcript variant 1), which translates to MAELRQVPGGRETPQGELRPEVVEDEVPRSPVAEEPGGGGSSSSEAKLSPREEEELDPRIQEELEHLNQASEEINQVELQLDEARTTYRRILQESARKLNTQGSHLGSCIEKARPYYEARRLAKEAQQETQKAALRYERAVSMHNAAREMVFVAEQGVMADKNRLDPTWQEMLNHATCKVNEAEEERLRGEREHQRVTRLCQQAEARVQALQKTLRRAIGKSRPYFELKAQFSQILEEHKAKVTELEQQVAQAKTRYSVALRNLEQISEQIHARRRGGLPPHPLGPRRSSPVGAEAGPEDMEDGDSGIEGAEGAGLEEGSSLGPGPAPDTDTLSLLSLRTVASDLQKCDSVEHLRGLSDHVSLDGQELGTRSGGRRGSDGGARGGRHQRSVSL; encoded by the exons ATGGCTGAGCTCAGACAGGTTCCAGGAGGGCGGGAGACCCCACAGGGGGAGCTGCGGCCTGAAGTTGTAGAGGATGAAGTCCCTAGGAGCCCAGTCGCAGAAGAGCCTGGAGGAGGTGGAAGCAGCAGCAGTGAGGCCAAATTGTCCCCAAGAGAGGAGGAAGAACTGGATCCTAGAATACAG GAGGAGTTGGAGCACCTGAACCAGGCCAGCGAGGAGATCAACCAGGTGGAACTACAGCTGGAT GAGGCCAGGACCACCTATCGGAGGATCCTACAGGAGTCGGCGAGGAAACTGAATACACAGGGTTCCCACTTGGGGAGCTGCATCGAGAAAGCCCGGCCCTACTATGAGGCTCGGCGGCTGGCTAAGGAG GCTCAGCAGGAGACACAGAAGGCAGCGCTGCGGTACGAGCGGGCCGTAAGCATGCACAACGCTGCTCGAGAAATGGTGTTTGTGGCTGAGCAGGGCGTCATGGCTGACAAGAACCGACTGGACCCCACGTGGCAGGAGATGCTGAACCATGCTACCTGCAAG GTGAATGAGGCGGAGGAAGAGCGGCTTCGAGGTGAGCGGGAGCACCAGCGAGTGACTCGGCTGTGCCAACAGGCTGAGGCTCGGGTCCAAGCCCTGCAGAAGACCCTCCGGAGGGCCATCGGCAAGAGCCGCCCCTACTTTGAGCTCAAGGCCCAGTTCAGCCAGATCCTGGAG GAGCACAAGGCCAAGGTGACAGAACTGGAGCAGCAGGTAGCTCAGGCCAAGACGCGCTACTCCGTGGCCCTTCGTAACCTGGAGCAGATCAGCGAGCAGATTCACGCACGGCGCCGCGGGGGtctgcctccccaccccctggGCCCTCGGCGCTCCTCCCCCGTGGGGGCCGAGGCAGGACCCGAGGACATGGAGGACGGAGACAGCGGGATTGAGGGGGCCGAGGGTGCGGGGCTGGAGGAGGGCAGCAGCCTGgggcccggccccgcccccgacACCGATACCCTGAGTCTGCTGAGCCTGCGCACGGTGGCTTCAGACCTGCAGAAGTGCGACTCCGTGGAGCACTTGCGAGGCCTCTCGGACCACGTCAGTCTGGACGGCCAAGAGCTGGGAACGCGGAGTGGAGGGCGCCGGGGCAGCGACGGCGGAGCCCGTGGGGGTCGGCACCAGCGCAGCGTCAGCCTGTAG